The following coding sequences lie in one Heyndrickxia oleronia genomic window:
- a CDS encoding cysteine-rich VLP protein, which produces MKQDIKQLVTSTCANYINGKCILLDKECPLTSGEEYRGKKIAASDCSCTYFEKAVLPANKTLEAVYYGKETVLNKTCKGCGKGFNSVSNRAVYCSDICRKSARKKTFIKANQKRAK; this is translated from the coding sequence ATGAAACAAGATATTAAGCAATTAGTTACTTCAACGTGTGCCAATTATATAAACGGAAAATGTATCTTACTTGATAAAGAATGTCCTTTAACCAGCGGTGAAGAATATCGAGGAAAAAAGATCGCTGCAAGTGATTGTTCATGTACTTATTTTGAAAAGGCTGTTCTACCAGCTAATAAGACGTTAGAGGCTGTTTATTATGGCAAAGAAACAGTTTTAAACAAAACGTGTAAAGGCTGTGGGAAAGGCTTTAATTCAGTGTCAAACAGGGCTGTTTATTGTTCTGATATTTGTAGGAAATCTGCGAGGAAAAAGACATTTATTAAAGCTAATCAAAAACGTGCTAAATAA
- a CDS encoding DUF3888 domain-containing protein yields the protein MRPKLTVISVIILVLMSILVPYNVHATVQKGNNDSKDFDIDLTGYQLYAFGDFNQLGYKITPLAQLYFTIIQLEEEWIDEPRLYIKGNKGFIHLWKKDGTNVLYTVEKQTSGPLKDMWKIVDVKRKKINRIPVPKELLKEALIERLVDPISKAIETNYKPKLWYRGFEKILKIERDEENSNLNVTVQVQTFEGAHNPPYGEETITFQIRGSQIKVVDYKHRDIPKKEWTKLELRNSYKKTK from the coding sequence ATGAGACCAAAGTTAACCGTAATTTCTGTAATTATTTTAGTTCTTATGAGTATCTTAGTGCCATACAATGTCCATGCAACTGTTCAAAAAGGCAATAATGATAGTAAGGATTTTGATATTGACTTAACAGGTTATCAACTCTATGCTTTTGGTGATTTTAATCAGCTGGGTTATAAAATAACACCACTAGCCCAATTATATTTTACAATTATACAGTTGGAAGAAGAGTGGATTGATGAACCACGGCTATATATCAAGGGAAACAAAGGTTTTATTCACCTTTGGAAAAAAGATGGAACAAATGTACTTTATACTGTTGAAAAACAAACAAGTGGCCCGTTAAAAGATATGTGGAAAATTGTTGATGTTAAAAGAAAGAAAATTAACAGGATACCGGTTCCCAAAGAATTACTTAAAGAAGCATTGATTGAACGTTTAGTAGACCCAATAAGTAAAGCTATTGAAACAAATTATAAACCTAAACTGTGGTATCGGGGATTCGAGAAAATCCTTAAAATAGAAAGAGATGAGGAAAACTCCAACCTAAATGTAACTGTTCAAGTTCAAACCTTTGAGGGGGCACATAATCCGCCTTATGGTGAAGAAACGATTACTTTTCAAATTAGAGGTAGCCAAATTAAGGTTGTCGATTATAAACATAGAGACATTCCAAAGAAAGAATGGACTAAATTAGAATTAAGAAATTCTTATAAGAAAACCAAGTAG
- a CDS encoding recombinase family protein: MKYGYARVSTVNQDLESQITALENEGCEKIYSEKFTGTKADRPQFKELLSILKAGDTLVITKLDRFARSTGDAIETIKDLFKRGVRVHVLNMGIVEDTPTGRLIFNIMSSFAEFERDMIVERTQEGKAIAKQRDDFREGRPNKYTKKQLEHALQLLETHSYKEVEETTGISKSTLIRAKKKTNS, translated from the coding sequence ATGAAATATGGCTATGCAAGGGTATCAACAGTTAATCAAGATTTAGAATCACAAATAACAGCATTAGAAAATGAGGGTTGTGAAAAAATCTATTCTGAGAAGTTCACAGGTACAAAAGCGGATAGACCACAATTTAAAGAATTGCTGTCAATCCTTAAAGCTGGCGACACTCTAGTGATTACTAAATTAGACCGCTTCGCAAGATCAACAGGTGACGCTATAGAAACAATAAAGGATTTATTTAAACGAGGCGTTAGAGTTCATGTACTAAATATGGGTATCGTTGAGGACACCCCAACAGGACGACTAATATTTAATATCATGAGTTCCTTTGCAGAATTTGAAAGGGATATGATTGTAGAACGTACACAGGAAGGCAAAGCAATAGCTAAACAGCGTGACGACTTTAGAGAAGGTAGACCAAACAAATACACTAAGAAACAGCTAGAACACGCTTTACAACTGTTAGAAACTCATTCATATAAAGAAGTCGAGGAAACAACAGGGATAAGTAAGAGTACGCTAATAAGGGCAAAGAAAAAAACTAACAGCTAA
- a CDS encoding FlxA-like family protein has protein sequence MKRMPFEPPTEHYDKQIESLDEQICNLIKQRKELSNNNPGFPTKELIAKWSLKYNFYEDFLNSVFSHFLNEDIYKPVVEPEGFIKNLPMLKSFEKDGIFYTVTFVRQFNNASVVHFTIDREDLDEEPRRFQEHSFFDLSIEGVGVDYDCRNNFGGGSGTHESFTFTVSPALPNNLSNIKLIFKEYKHPFQKQKPTGFEFVIQMDN, from the coding sequence ATGAAGCGAATGCCGTTCGAACCACCAACTGAACACTATGATAAACAAATAGAATCATTAGATGAACAAATATGTAATTTAATTAAGCAACGGAAGGAACTCTCAAATAATAACCCTGGTTTTCCAACTAAAGAACTTATTGCTAAATGGTCATTAAAATATAACTTTTACGAAGATTTCTTAAACAGTGTTTTTTCACATTTTTTAAACGAAGATATATATAAACCTGTTGTCGAACCGGAAGGATTTATAAAAAATTTACCAATGTTAAAATCATTCGAAAAGGATGGTATATTTTACACTGTAACATTTGTACGGCAATTTAATAATGCAAGTGTCGTTCATTTTACCATTGATAGAGAAGATTTAGATGAAGAACCAAGAAGATTTCAAGAACATTCATTCTTTGACCTTTCAATAGAAGGTGTGGGAGTTGATTATGACTGTCGAAACAATTTTGGGGGAGGATCAGGAACGCACGAATCTTTTACATTTACCGTATCACCAGCTTTACCGAATAATCTTTCAAATATAAAGTTAATCTTCAAAGAATACAAACATCCTTTCCAAAAACAAAAACCAACAGGATTTGAATTTGTTATACAAATGGACAATTAA
- a CDS encoding M20 family metallopeptidase has translation MTIQDLYLKLEEAYDEMVSIRRYLHQHPELSFQEVQTAKYIGDYYRKIGVEVKENVGGNGVVARIKGGLPGKTVALRADFDALPIHEETNVPYQSKVPGVMHACGHDGHTATLLVLARILNEMKDELPGEYVMIHQHAEEYAPGGAISMIKDGCLEGVDVIFGTHLWSPLEYGTVSYRKGPIMAAADRFEITIQGYGGHGAQPHKTKDAIVIGSQLVMNLQQIVSRRVDPIHSAVVTVASFVAENAFNVIADSAKLSGTVRTFNEDVRDFIEEEIERIVKGTCLAAGCEFSYEYHRGYPAVVNHESETDFLVTCAEKVTDITEVALASPEMGGEDFAYYLQHVKGTFFFTGAKPENVETPYPHHHPKFNINEKSMLIAAKTLGTAAIEYHTVPAVEGIAKI, from the coding sequence ATGACAATCCAAGACCTTTATTTAAAACTAGAAGAAGCATATGATGAAATGGTTTCAATTAGACGGTACTTGCACCAACATCCAGAGTTATCCTTTCAAGAAGTTCAAACTGCAAAATATATTGGAGATTATTATAGAAAAATAGGTGTAGAGGTAAAAGAAAATGTAGGTGGAAATGGGGTCGTCGCACGTATAAAAGGTGGATTACCAGGTAAAACAGTAGCATTACGTGCGGATTTTGATGCTCTTCCTATCCATGAAGAAACCAATGTTCCTTATCAATCGAAGGTACCAGGTGTAATGCATGCCTGTGGACATGATGGACATACGGCTACCTTACTTGTTCTCGCAAGAATATTAAATGAAATGAAGGATGAATTACCTGGAGAATATGTAATGATTCATCAACATGCAGAGGAATATGCACCGGGTGGAGCTATTTCTATGATTAAAGATGGTTGTCTAGAAGGAGTCGATGTTATTTTTGGAACTCATCTTTGGTCACCATTAGAATATGGGACGGTTTCATATCGTAAAGGGCCGATCATGGCAGCTGCAGATCGATTTGAAATCACCATACAGGGCTATGGAGGTCATGGTGCCCAACCACATAAAACGAAGGATGCAATTGTTATTGGCTCACAGCTAGTGATGAATCTCCAGCAAATTGTTAGTCGCCGAGTTGATCCTATTCATTCCGCAGTTGTAACAGTCGCCTCTTTCGTAGCCGAAAATGCTTTTAACGTTATTGCAGATTCAGCGAAATTATCTGGTACGGTTCGAACCTTTAATGAAGATGTGAGAGACTTTATTGAAGAGGAGATTGAGCGAATCGTTAAGGGGACCTGCTTAGCTGCAGGTTGTGAGTTTAGCTATGAATATCATCGCGGTTATCCAGCTGTCGTAAATCATGAATCTGAAACAGATTTCCTTGTTACATGTGCTGAGAAGGTCACCGATATTACCGAAGTGGCATTGGCATCACCGGAAATGGGAGGAGAAGATTTTGCTTATTACCTACAACATGTAAAAGGAACTTTCTTTTTCACTGGAGCAAAGCCTGAAAATGTTGAAACACCTTACCCACATCATCATCCAAAATTTAATATTAATGAGAAGTCAATGCTTATTGCGGCAAAAACACTAGGGACAGCAGCAATCGAATATCATACTGTTCCTGCAGTGGAAGGTATTGCGAAAATATAA
- a CDS encoding EcsC family protein has protein sequence MNSEQRMKSEVEIWKRKMMKKSGMMNRITKKAQDKINGLIPEKAHKVITESIKKMVQATLFGSEYLTKPKETYNLSLEEKEALIKDSLNKFRKTAVVEGAGTGAGGLLLGLADFPLLLSIKMKFLFEVASIHGYDVKAYEERLFILYVFQLAFSSEEHKKNVLETISHWDEVKGELVDVDWQVLQQEYRDYIDFVKMLQLVPGIGAIVGAYANYNLLDQLGETAINAYRIRAFNRNEITEEIPLDSDK, from the coding sequence ATGAATAGTGAACAACGAATGAAGAGTGAAGTTGAGATATGGAAACGGAAAATGATGAAAAAATCTGGAATGATGAACCGAATAACTAAAAAAGCACAAGATAAGATCAATGGTTTAATTCCTGAAAAAGCTCATAAAGTAATCACGGAAAGTATAAAAAAAATGGTGCAAGCTACATTGTTTGGTTCTGAATATTTAACAAAGCCAAAAGAGACCTATAATTTATCACTAGAGGAAAAAGAAGCACTGATCAAGGACAGTTTAAATAAATTCCGAAAAACGGCTGTAGTTGAAGGTGCTGGTACAGGTGCGGGTGGACTTTTATTAGGCCTTGCAGATTTTCCTCTTCTTTTATCCATTAAAATGAAGTTTCTGTTTGAAGTCGCTTCTATTCATGGCTATGATGTAAAAGCGTATGAAGAACGTTTATTTATCTTATATGTATTTCAGCTTGCATTTTCAAGTGAAGAGCATAAAAAGAACGTATTAGAAACGATTAGTCATTGGGATGAGGTCAAGGGTGAATTAGTTGACGTTGATTGGCAAGTTCTCCAACAGGAATATCGGGATTACATCGATTTCGTAAAGATGCTTCAGCTAGTTCCAGGAATCGGAGCCATTGTTGGTGCATATGCAAATTATAATTTACTAGATCAATTAGGCGAAACAGCAATAAATGCTTATAGGATTCGTGCGTTTAATCGAAATGAAATAACAGAGGAGATCCCACTTGATAGTGATAAGTAG
- a CDS encoding ABC transporter permease, with translation MKQIENLWKERVQLHTVELRKYLKYIFNDHLLFVAIFALGAGAFYYNGWVKTLDESFPVAWVMGIILGLFLTMSPIYTFLKEADKVYLLPIEMKLKFYFRKAIYVSFMLQSYILLMILAACMPMYAKVTGNGFKSFFLILLILLIVKLWNLYLQWDVLKIQDYRISYMDWLVRFVVNGSFIYFIIERSSPWIYGLYILIFLGLYFIYHQATKEKTLKWDILINKEEKRMSAFYRFANLFTDVPKLRGQVKRRKWLDPLLNFVQYDQKNTYSYLFIRTFMRTSEYFGLFIRLLLIGGVLLYFSDQFYLVIGISIIFLYLTGFQLIPMIRFHELKIWQFLYPVQRSFKEKSFIKLLHVILLVQSVIFGVIVLISNKWENGLIVLIVNIVFSLGFVKWFVPSRIKKINKGTIF, from the coding sequence ATGAAACAGATTGAGAATTTGTGGAAGGAACGTGTTCAATTACATACAGTTGAATTAAGAAAATATCTTAAATATATTTTTAATGATCATCTACTATTTGTTGCAATTTTTGCTCTTGGAGCAGGCGCATTTTATTACAATGGCTGGGTAAAAACTTTAGATGAAAGTTTTCCTGTCGCTTGGGTGATGGGAATTATTTTGGGTCTATTTCTTACAATGAGCCCGATATACACATTTTTAAAAGAAGCAGATAAAGTTTATTTATTACCAATCGAAATGAAATTGAAATTTTATTTCCGCAAAGCCATATATGTAAGCTTTATGCTACAGTCATATATTTTATTAATGATTTTGGCAGCTTGTATGCCAATGTATGCTAAAGTAACTGGAAATGGGTTTAAATCCTTCTTTTTAATCCTATTGATTCTTCTCATAGTCAAGCTTTGGAATCTTTATTTGCAGTGGGATGTCTTGAAAATTCAAGATTATAGAATATCTTATATGGATTGGCTTGTCCGATTTGTAGTGAATGGCAGCTTTATTTATTTTATTATCGAACGTTCATCACCATGGATTTATGGACTTTATATTCTTATCTTTTTAGGCTTGTATTTTATTTACCATCAAGCTACTAAAGAAAAAACATTAAAGTGGGATATTTTAATTAATAAAGAAGAGAAGCGGATGAGCGCGTTTTATCGCTTTGCAAATTTATTCACAGATGTTCCAAAGTTGAGAGGACAAGTGAAAAGAAGAAAATGGTTAGATCCATTATTGAATTTTGTTCAGTATGATCAAAAGAATACCTATTCTTATCTTTTTATTCGAACATTTATGCGTACGAGTGAATATTTTGGTCTATTTATTCGATTGCTTCTAATTGGGGGGGTTCTCCTCTATTTTAGTGATCAATTTTATTTAGTGATAGGGATATCAATAATCTTCCTATATTTAACAGGATTTCAACTGATCCCTATGATTCGATTCCACGAATTAAAAATTTGGCAGTTTCTGTATCCTGTCCAGAGATCATTCAAGGAAAAATCATTCATCAAGTTGCTTCATGTTATTTTACTCGTACAATCAGTTATATTTGGAGTCATTGTACTGATTAGTAATAAATGGGAAAATGGCTTAATTGTTTTAATCGTAAATATCGTATTTTCCTTAGGATTTGTAAAATGGTTTGTTCCTTCTAGAATTAAAAAAATAAATAAAGGCACGATTTTTTGA
- a CDS encoding ABC transporter ATP-binding protein → MSLLKVENLTGGYTKKPVLNDVSFTIEEKQMIGLIGLNGAGKSTTIKHIIGLMEPKKGNIQINDRNLQKDPDEYRKQFSYIPESPILYDELTLDEHLKLTAMAYGISGETYHSRIQPLLKEFRLDKKLGWFPAHFSKGMKQKVMIMSAFLVEPELYIIDEPFVGLDPLGIQSLLDLMNKMKDSGAGILISTHILATAERYCDGFVILHNGQVRAKGTLQELQNEFNMPNATLDDIYIQLTKEETNETD, encoded by the coding sequence ATGTCGCTATTAAAAGTAGAAAATCTTACAGGAGGTTATACTAAAAAGCCTGTTTTAAATGATGTTTCCTTTACGATTGAAGAAAAGCAGATGATCGGATTGATTGGTTTAAATGGTGCTGGGAAAAGTACAACAATTAAGCATATTATCGGTTTGATGGAACCTAAAAAAGGAAATATCCAAATCAATGATCGTAATCTTCAAAAAGATCCAGATGAATATCGGAAACAATTTTCCTATATACCTGAATCACCAATATTGTATGACGAATTGACACTAGATGAACATTTAAAATTAACAGCTATGGCCTATGGAATTAGTGGTGAAACGTATCATTCTCGAATTCAACCTTTATTAAAAGAATTCCGCTTAGATAAGAAACTGGGTTGGTTCCCTGCTCATTTTTCAAAAGGGATGAAGCAAAAGGTAATGATTATGTCAGCCTTTTTAGTGGAGCCTGAGCTTTATATTATTGATGAACCGTTTGTCGGCTTGGATCCACTGGGAATCCAATCTTTATTAGATTTGATGAACAAAATGAAAGATAGTGGTGCGGGAATATTAATCTCAACCCATATTCTTGCAACGGCTGAACGCTATTGTGATGGCTTTGTGATATTGCACAATGGACAAGTTAGAGCGAAAGGGACATTACAAGAACTACAGAATGAATTCAATATGCCAAATGCAACTTTAGATGATATTTATATTCAATTAACAAAGGAAGAGACAAATGAAACAGATTGA
- a CDS encoding HIT family protein, with translation MSDCIFCKIVNGEIPSAKIYEDEHVMAFIDISQVTKGHTLIIPKIHKENIFELTPEIASHLFEVVPKIANALKKEFNPIGMNLVNNNGEQAGQTVFHFHLHLIPRYGKGDGFGAVWKNNQSEYTQKDYTKMAMAISKNIQ, from the coding sequence ATGAGTGATTGTATTTTTTGCAAAATTGTCAATGGTGAAATTCCATCAGCAAAGATCTATGAAGATGAACATGTAATGGCTTTTATCGATATTAGTCAAGTCACTAAAGGACATACATTAATTATCCCAAAAATACATAAGGAAAATATTTTTGAATTAACTCCAGAAATTGCTTCTCACCTTTTTGAAGTGGTCCCAAAAATCGCCAATGCATTGAAAAAGGAATTCAATCCTATTGGTATGAATTTGGTAAATAATAATGGTGAACAGGCAGGACAAACTGTTTTCCACTTCCATTTACATCTAATCCCGAGATATGGTAAAGGCGATGGATTTGGTGCTGTATGGAAAAATAATCAAAGTGAATACACTCAAAAAGATTATACTAAGATGGCAATGGCTATTTCAAAAAATATTCAATAA
- a CDS encoding YtxH domain-containing protein has product MDKKSLLFGLIVGGVAGSITALLSAPSSGKELRQQLTNSKDEWIATVKDMTKNANELKKSIHVLTTEGKEMAVQLITDVKSSISEWQNNIETNKENIYSEVQSLRDTIEQLESQIKKEKS; this is encoded by the coding sequence ATGGATAAAAAATCATTATTGTTTGGATTAATTGTCGGGGGAGTAGCTGGTTCGATCACAGCTTTATTATCTGCTCCTTCCTCTGGAAAAGAACTAAGACAACAACTAACAAATTCTAAGGATGAATGGATTGCAACAGTCAAGGACATGACCAAAAATGCCAATGAGTTAAAAAAATCTATTCATGTATTAACCACAGAAGGTAAAGAAATGGCCGTACAGTTAATAACTGATGTGAAATCATCGATTTCTGAATGGCAAAATAATATAGAAACTAATAAAGAAAATATTTATAGTGAGGTTCAATCATTAAGAGATACGATCGAACAATTAGAATCACAGATTAAAAAGGAAAAGTCCTAA
- a CDS encoding HTH-type transcriptional regulator Hpr translates to MGDKPYSVMEAMLFSQRVAQISKAIWKMIEKDWQQWIKPYDLNINEHHILWIAYHLKGASISDVAKFGVMHVSTAFNFSKKLEERGLLEFSKKENDKRNTYIQLTSKGESLLLDSMEAFDPSNNTVLNGALPLRNIYGKFPEFIELMTIIRNMYGDHFMEIFEKSFHNIETEFYEENGSVKKLPTEEKERLSNF, encoded by the coding sequence ATGGGAGATAAACCATATTCTGTAATGGAAGCCATGCTTTTTAGTCAAAGAGTTGCACAAATAAGCAAAGCAATTTGGAAAATGATTGAAAAAGATTGGCAACAATGGATAAAACCTTATGATTTAAACATTAATGAACATCATATTCTCTGGATTGCCTATCATTTAAAGGGAGCATCAATTTCAGATGTTGCAAAATTTGGAGTTATGCATGTCTCAACAGCGTTTAATTTTTCGAAAAAATTAGAGGAAAGAGGATTATTAGAATTCTCTAAAAAGGAAAACGATAAACGGAACACATATATACAATTAACTTCAAAAGGCGAATCCCTTTTATTAGATTCAATGGAGGCATTCGATCCTAGCAATAATACTGTGTTAAATGGCGCGTTGCCACTTAGAAACATATACGGAAAATTCCCTGAATTTATTGAATTAATGACAATCATACGTAATATGTATGGTGATCATTTTATGGAAATTTTCGAAAAGTCATTTCATAATATTGAAACAGAATTCTATGAGGAAAATGGAAGTGTGAAAAAGCTTCCTACCGAAGAAAAGGAAAGATTAAGCAATTTTTAA
- a CDS encoding DUF1878 family protein, translating into MESIEQRLDRIEFYQKLLMEMINDHHYEFYRLIIEKKLQKKEVEAFHKLCQKLSKESEEQKEDHFVFFAPLYKKFIEELNPKLDPKEVIQACIKQKLYPELMEILLRNIV; encoded by the coding sequence ATGGAATCCATCGAACAAAGACTTGATCGAATAGAGTTTTATCAAAAATTATTAATGGAAATGATTAATGATCATCATTATGAATTTTACCGATTAATTATTGAAAAAAAACTTCAAAAAAAAGAAGTTGAAGCCTTCCATAAACTTTGTCAAAAGCTTAGTAAAGAGAGTGAAGAGCAAAAGGAAGACCATTTTGTTTTCTTCGCGCCACTTTATAAAAAGTTTATAGAAGAGCTCAATCCAAAATTAGATCCAAAAGAAGTTATACAGGCTTGTATAAAACAGAAGCTATATCCGGAGCTTATGGAAATTCTTCTCCGTAATATTGTATAA
- a CDS encoding YjcZ family sporulation protein, translating to MGGAAYGSGFALLVVLFILLIIIGASWIY from the coding sequence ATGGGTGGTGCAGCATATGGCAGCGGCTTTGCGTTACTCGTTGTATTGTTTATTTTGTTAATTATCATTGGTGCATCTTGGATCTATTAA
- a CDS encoding YjcZ family sporulation protein, whose product MGFAYGGGFALIVVLFILLVIVGAAFIC is encoded by the coding sequence ATGGGCTTTGCTTATGGTGGCGGATTCGCCTTAATCGTTGTATTGTTCATTCTTTTAGTCATAGTAGGTGCAGCTTTTATCTGTTAA
- a CDS encoding peptidylprolyl isomerase — MKKWVLSLSLAAGVIGLAACGNSGDEVVVKTKAGNVTKDELYEAMKDKVGDQVLQQLVFDKVLSDKYKVSDKEVDKQVKDAKDQLGDQFEMALQQYGYGSEEDFRNTIKVGLLQEKAATKDLKITDKDIKEYYDNNIKPDIKASHILVADEKTAKEVKDKLNKGEKFEDLAKKYGTDGTKDNGGDLGWFNTDKMDATFTEAAYKLKVGEVSEPVQTQFGYHIIKLTGKKDKAPLDDKMKKEIKEKIKQSKVDQTKVQEVMKKEIKNAKLDIKDKDLKKAFDNVLNADTSDSTSKK, encoded by the coding sequence ATGAAAAAATGGGTATTATCCCTTTCATTAGCAGCAGGTGTTATAGGACTAGCTGCATGTGGCAACAGTGGCGATGAAGTAGTAGTAAAAACTAAAGCAGGAAATGTAACGAAAGATGAACTTTACGAAGCAATGAAAGATAAAGTTGGTGATCAAGTACTACAACAACTTGTTTTTGATAAAGTTCTTTCTGATAAATATAAAGTGTCTGATAAAGAAGTAGATAAGCAAGTGAAAGATGCAAAGGATCAGCTTGGTGACCAATTTGAAATGGCACTTCAGCAATACGGTTATGGAAGTGAAGAAGATTTCCGTAATACGATAAAAGTTGGCCTTTTACAAGAGAAAGCAGCTACAAAAGATTTAAAAATAACAGACAAAGATATTAAAGAGTACTATGACAATAATATTAAGCCTGATATTAAAGCCAGCCACATTCTAGTAGCTGATGAAAAAACAGCAAAAGAAGTGAAGGACAAGCTTAATAAAGGTGAAAAATTTGAAGATTTAGCGAAGAAATATGGTACTGATGGAACGAAAGATAATGGTGGAGACCTTGGTTGGTTTAATACCGATAAAATGGATGCAACATTCACAGAGGCTGCCTACAAATTAAAAGTAGGTGAAGTAAGTGAGCCTGTTCAAACTCAATTCGGTTATCATATTATTAAGCTAACTGGTAAGAAGGATAAAGCACCTCTAGACGATAAAATGAAAAAAGAAATTAAAGAAAAAATTAAACAATCTAAGGTAGATCAAACAAAAGTTCAAGAAGTAATGAAAAAAGAAATCAAAAATGCAAAATTAGATATTAAAGATAAAGATCTGAAAAAAGCATTTGATAATGTATTAAACGCTGATACTTCTGATTCTACATCTAAAAAATAA
- a CDS encoding sporulation YhaL family protein, translating to MSLPIWIYFVIAGIAVSAFMAIKTSREDRQLEQEWIEKEGEEYIERMEEEKERRKQVKEAG from the coding sequence ATGTCACTGCCAATATGGATTTATTTTGTTATCGCTGGAATCGCTGTTAGTGCTTTTATGGCAATTAAAACTTCAAGAGAAGATCGTCAACTTGAGCAAGAATGGATTGAAAAAGAAGGGGAAGAATATATAGAACGGATGGAAGAAGAGAAAGAGAGAAGAAAGCAAGTCAAAGAAGCAGGATAA
- the yhaM gene encoding 3'-5' exoribonuclease YhaM, giving the protein MTKGLMNFDVGEQIELYLLIKNSTKGIASNGKPFLSLNLQDQTGDIEAKLWDVSDSDAQTYKSETIVKVAGDIQNYRGRLQLRIRQIRPAGDHDGVQISDFLESAPASQDEMTSKITQYIFEMNNPNIQRITRHLLKKYNSDFLVYPAATKNHHEFVSGLAYHVVSMLDLAKAITTLYPSLDRDLLYAGILLHDLGKVKELSGPISTTYTVEGNLLGHITIMVNEIAKAAEELGIQGEEVMVLQHLVLSHHGKPEWGSAKPPMIKEAEILHYIDNLDAKMNMLDRTLRHVKPGEFSERVFALDNRSFYKPTFHK; this is encoded by the coding sequence ATGACAAAAGGACTCATGAACTTTGATGTGGGTGAACAAATTGAGCTTTATTTATTAATTAAAAATAGCACAAAAGGGATTGCTAGTAATGGAAAACCTTTTTTATCTTTAAATCTTCAAGATCAAACAGGGGATATTGAAGCAAAGCTTTGGGATGTATCCGATTCAGATGCGCAAACATATAAATCTGAAACCATTGTAAAGGTTGCAGGCGATATTCAAAATTATCGTGGAAGACTACAGTTAAGAATTCGGCAAATTCGACCAGCCGGGGATCATGATGGGGTGCAAATCTCTGATTTTCTCGAATCTGCCCCAGCTAGTCAAGATGAGATGACAAGCAAGATTACTCAATATATTTTTGAAATGAATAACCCGAATATACAAAGAATAACAAGACATCTATTAAAAAAGTATAATAGTGATTTTCTTGTTTATCCTGCTGCCACGAAAAATCATCATGAGTTTGTTTCTGGATTAGCCTATCATGTAGTATCTATGCTTGATTTGGCAAAAGCAATTACAACCCTTTATCCATCCTTAGATCGAGATTTATTGTACGCGGGAATTCTTTTACACGATCTTGGTAAAGTAAAAGAGCTCTCAGGACCCATTTCAACCACCTATACGGTCGAAGGGAATTTATTGGGACATATTACGATTATGGTCAATGAAATTGCAAAAGCAGCAGAGGAACTAGGCATACAAGGTGAGGAAGTAATGGTATTACAACACCTTGTCCTAAGTCATCATGGAAAGCCAGAATGGGGAAGTGCAAAACCACCGATGATTAAAGAGGCTGAAATTCTTCATTATATTGATAATTTAGATGCGAAGATGAATATGTTAGATCGAACCCTTCGTCATGTAAAACCAGGTGAGTTTAGCGAGCGTGTTTTTGCTTTAGATAATCGTTCCTTCTATAAACCTACTTTTCATAAATAA